The DNA window GCTTCGCTCATCAATGTGACGCCCGGCGGTACCAGCGGCCAGTTGCTTGGCGTGGAAGCGGTGCGCGAATTCAACGTGGTCTCTGATACTTACGGAGCCAGCTATGGCAAGCGGCAGGGCGCGCAGATCAGCATTGTTACGGCGTCCGGCACGAATCGCGTGCATGGCTCGGCGTATGAGTTTCTGCGCAACTCCGCGTTGGATGCGCGCAACTACTTTGATCAGGCAAAGAAGCCGAATTTTCAGCGCAATAACTTCGGTGCGGCGCTGGGCGGCCCCATCCGCACTGACAAGGTCTTCCTCTTCGGCAACTACGAAGGCTATCGCCAGAACCTTGGCTTGAGCGACGTTACGCTGGTACCCAATGCGGCATCGCGCGCAGCCGCGGTGGCATCAGTAAAGCCGCTGCTGAATCTGTGGCCCATTGCGAACGGACCGGACCTTGGTTCGGGTATCGCCATTGCTTATTCCACGCCGACGCAGCATATCCGCGAAGACTTTGGCACGGCGCGCGCCGATGCGAATCTCACGGCGAATGACCTGCTGTTTGGCGTGTACACCGTGGACGATTCCACGGCGCACACACCCACACAAAATCCGCTTTCACTGATTGATGAAGCGTTGCGCGAACAGGTGTTCAGCGTGCAGGAACAGCATGTGTTTTCGCCGCGCGTGCTGAATACGGCGCGCTTCGGCTTCTCGCGCGCCAGCTTTTACTTCCTGGGTTCGGTGCCTCCGGATATTGCAGCGGTCTCCGGCACGTTCGTTCCCGGCAAGCCTGTGGGCGCGATCGTGATTGCGGGATCGACTGCCTCCAATGGCTCTTCGCAGATCACCGGCGCAGGTGCGAACGTGGGATCGAACAATGCGATCACACGCAACCTGTTTACGTTCGATGACCATGTCTACATCACGCTGGGCAATCACACGCTGGAAGCAGGCGGCTGGTTGCAGCGTCTGCAATCGAATGACAATCTGGCGCAGAACCAATACGGTCAGGCCAGCTTTGCATCGTTGTCCACGTTCCTTGCAGGCAACATCAAGACCTTTACCGTGGTGCCATCGCCGACGGAGCTGGCATGGCGAAGCTGGTTTGGTGCGGCCTATGTGGAAGACACGTGGAAGGCGCACCGCAATCTTGAATTAAGCTACGGTCTGCGTTTTGAGAGCAGCAACGGCTTCAACGAAGCGCGGGGCCGCGCTGGTGTGTACACGTTGACCAACGGCGTGATCAGCACCAATCCAACCGTTGGCAGCAATGGGCTGTTGAACAACCGCGCGAAGTTCCTGCCGCAGCCGCGTGTTGGGCTTGCATGGAACGTTTCCGGCGATGGCAAGACCGCCGTGCGTGCGAGTTTTGGTCTGCATCATTCGCTGCTGGATAACCTGGACTACCGCTTCGATCAGGCGGCGCCGTTTAACACCACGCTCTCGTACAGCGGTACGACGGTGGCGAACCCAACATCTGGTGCGGCAGGTTTGATCTCGCCTTCGAATGTGCAGACGGATATTGCGACGCCGACCGTAGCGTCCTATACGCTGCGCATCGAACGCCAGCTTGCTCCGAATCTTTCGTTGACCGCGGGTTACATCGGATCGCACGGTTATCACCAGATCCTGAGCGAAAACCAGAATGAGCCTTTGTCCATAACCTGCAACAACAACTGCCCCGTAGGCATTCCCAATGGCACGCTGTACTATCCGACAGCCATCAAGGTAAATCCCGCGGTTGCGAACACCACATCGTGGGTGTCACAGGGCAACAGCAATTACAACGGCCTGGTGCTGGACCTGAAGCGCAGCTTCGGCAGTGGTCTGCAGTTCCGCGGCGTGTACACGTTCAGCAAGAATCTGGACAACGGATCCGCGTGGAATACCAGCGTCTCTGCAAATACACCTGCGTTCGTTTCGTATCCGAAGAACCCGGCGCTGGATTACGGTCCTGCTGCCACGGACGTTCGTCATCTCGCGGCGTTCAATGGAACATATAACCTGCCCTTTGGTCATGGTCATGCGTTCGCTTCGAACAGCGGTGCGTTGACCAATCAACTG is part of the Terriglobus sp. RCC_193 genome and encodes:
- a CDS encoding carboxypeptidase regulatory-like domain-containing protein, translated to MLSRRYRLASFALALIATSAPPSLVAQVVGSTIHGVVTDSSGAAVSGATVIVRNEDTGTERRLISDAAGRYAAPSVAVGTYSISVQAAGFTTEKHSGINLTVGQAVAFDLHLHVASDTQQVSVTDAAPTVNLSNEQVSGLVDERQVKDLPLNGRSYDQLITLNPATVNYTSQRSGSVGTSNSSVGNMFSVSGRRPQDNLYLLNGVEYTGASLINVTPGGTSGQLLGVEAVREFNVVSDTYGASYGKRQGAQISIVTASGTNRVHGSAYEFLRNSALDARNYFDQAKKPNFQRNNFGAALGGPIRTDKVFLFGNYEGYRQNLGLSDVTLVPNAASRAAAVASVKPLLNLWPIANGPDLGSGIAIAYSTPTQHIREDFGTARADANLTANDLLFGVYTVDDSTAHTPTQNPLSLIDEALREQVFSVQEQHVFSPRVLNTARFGFSRASFYFLGSVPPDIAAVSGTFVPGKPVGAIVIAGSTASNGSSQITGAGANVGSNNAITRNLFTFDDHVYITLGNHTLEAGGWLQRLQSNDNLAQNQYGQASFASLSTFLAGNIKTFTVVPSPTELAWRSWFGAAYVEDTWKAHRNLELSYGLRFESSNGFNEARGRAGVYTLTNGVISTNPTVGSNGLLNNRAKFLPQPRVGLAWNVSGDGKTAVRASFGLHHSLLDNLDYRFDQAAPFNTTLSYSGTTVANPTSGAAGLISPSNVQTDIATPTVASYTLRIERQLAPNLSLTAGYIGSHGYHQILSENQNEPLSITCNNNCPVGIPNGTLYYPTAIKVNPAVANTTSWVSQGNSNYNGLVLDLKRSFGSGLQFRGVYTFSKNLDNGSAWNTSVSANTPAFVSYPKNPALDYGPAATDVRHLAAFNGTYNLPFGHGHAFASNSGALTNQLVSGWTVSTILTLQSGLPFSPQLGYNPTGSGDTRNPVRPNVNPGFNGKLINKGTTAQRVAQYFNPAAFSAPAYGTVGNLGRDTLNAPGYADWDLSLQKTTTIGERVLAQFRVESFNLLNHTNLLGPNAVIYSSGPSQGTTANQTAAVVASPTAGVITAAATSRQLQLSLKLSF